AtgaaattcaattaaaagcaaTAAAGGTAGTAAGAgtaatagaaaaataataaagcagttggtggagaccaaaaacagagataaaaggaggattgataataattaaaagtcaaagtttgaaaacagattaaattaaGTGAAATCTCTCATCGATGCCTGACGATCTGAACAAAATGCAACTGACTCAAATGTGGATTTGGACACTTTGCTATATTGGAGGTGGAAGTGTTGAGTCGCCTTTCTCTGTTCGGACTGAATCCACTGATTTAGAATCAAATCAAGCTCAGGCTCGGTCTCAGTTCGGTCTCAGTGCATCTTGGTGGTTCGGGTCTGCTTTGGTTTTAAATGCATGGGCCAGAAGAAAAAGGCAGTTCATCTGTGTGAGCTGCTTTTTAGTTTCCAGTTCTAGGCCTGTGAAGTTTCTTACATTATGTTCTTaaccttctcttctcctccttcccctttttttctcctctccctctcccctctctgcagTGCATCATCCAGCATTAGGCACCTTCTCCCCCTTGCTTTTGTAGAAAATGGCTAATACTGAAGCTTGTGCtaactttctcctcctcttcctcctcttcctccttcatctctctctgcagtgcGGTGGCCTTTCTAGTTCTGTAATTCGTTTAATGACGCTGTAATGTTTGTATCCCAGGGAgtaaacaaaaagacagaaatacagCTTTTTTTGGTCTATATTTGTAAAAATGGAGGATGTGGAGTTACTGTGAATCTCAACCAACCTGGAAAACCTTGACTTCCTGGAGTTCATCTGATCAGCGTTGTGCTatgtgtttcctctccctcatcCCCTTCCCCTCCATCTTGCGATTTAAAACAAACGCTTCCCCAGAGGTCAAAGTTGAGAATAGCACACGATCATTGGTTGAGAGCGATGCTGAGGCCTCAGTGGAAACTGCAAGGTGCAGTGTGAGAAAGAAACATTTGGAGTTACAGGTGTGTAACTCCCGGCCGATGAGAAGTATgtgtcatgatgatgatgatcgcATATATAGACTCACGCTTCTATATATGACGCTATAGCTCAGATACCGATTGACAGAATGCAAGAAAATAGTATCGCTCAATGCAActtctttatttcctctcattcacagatttaaacaaatcaaatgtaaactcaaagacaaattaattaaatttagaaCAATCCATGAAGTGAAATGatgactggaaataaaaaacatgcaagAAAAGAAGCTAAGTCCAatataaaagtagaaaaaaaataataacacgcATGCAACGAGCATTGGGAGCACGCAAAGAAACTAAAAACTTACAGTAGctacatttgttttgtaaaatactgtatttgCCTGCAAGTACTGAGATAGTGGAAAACACCAGAGCTCTGCCCATGTGTCAACCGCTCCCTCGAGTCACAGGaacaagaaaaagaggaaggagagcgATGAAGTGCGATAACGTGACGTTTCTAACCCGGTGGTCTCCGTCCTTTTCCCCCCCGTAGCATCTCGGTGCCATGGAGCCTGCGTGGAGGTGGACTCGGACACAGAGGCCGTGGCCAATGAGGGCTTCAAACTGGGTTGCATCTCCTGCAAGATGAGGGGCGAGGTGGTGGCCTGGGCCTCCGTCAACTGGTTCTTCAAGGCTTCAGATGAGACCAACTTCTCCCATGTAAGTAGTAACAGGACGAACCACAAGGCAAACttaaaaaagtaatattaacccttgtgttgtccctgcttcccccggctgttggccccctcacatagcccaccccatattaggacacacacgtagggcaatagacaagtgagcagcccttgcagatgtatttgttacacccgcggcacatggtgtgagttttacagtcctttttcctggggcatatctgacacctcttcctcttacgCCCGAgcgggctgctgctagggctatggaggaggccggacactgGTCGAGCGCCGTAGTCAACAGCCCactgtgcggcggcggctttacagccttcacaaccgcggcggacgcgtccgcgggggatgcgctccttcgtgcgatgaacggagtcacgagagcctttcccagctgctctaggaacactCTCCGCatgttccgcttgcccggcatccagtctgggttgatctctctccatatcacggcgttgtaggaagagacgtcgagaatgttgtgaaagacgaccaggggccagcgcgcggtcatcctcctgcagctgtacgttccgatcaccttgtctaggttgtccacgccacctttgttgcggttgtagtccaggacgatgaccggtttcccgtcctcgcggtcgctgatgtcggcctcagggggccgtgtgctcaggagcaccacattcctgtttttctttgggatgtaggacacaagagtggcagtgggcgtgaatgccgttgtctccgtctctgtctccgtctccgtctccatcctctctgtcttcttctcggtctgcttttctgtctgcttctcggtctgcttctccatctccttgtccgtccgcttctcggtctggctctttcgcgtcctcttcgggttcagaggatggttgctgggagaatagctgttggagaacctgttctctggtgaaaccctcctgacgcgacatcgtgccatggtccgtgagagagtggcacactgagacttatatgtgggtctaatgtacccccccttgatttcaattggaatcaggtgtgggtctaaatgaccccacagagcaccacagcgccctctctgggggtctaaatgacccctcccatgacaatcgagaatgacaatccattggtctcaattaccccaggagaattggataatgacaatctttgggtcaccctaaccctaaccctggccggccagggcttgcgtatgatcacacgcatgcacgcactcatgcacacacacacacacacacagacacacacacactctgggtcaattcgacccaggaacaacacaagggttaaagggatagttcacagaaaaattaaaaattccctcattatctactcaccactatgccgatggaggaggtgggtccacaaaacactgttggagtttcaccgtgtttttagcctctCTACAGTAAATATGACGCTGGTTAGCTTGGCtcagcacaaagactggaaacatcTTGTTATGAGTTATTTGGTGTCCAGATTATGCAATTGATAAAATCAGCACAAAACCCAAAATAATActtaaaacaacatttcctcTGGGAAACAGCTGCGATGCATTTATCACGAGAGACAAAGCAGAGTCTTGCATTTTTCATGACAGGGATTTTTTTCCACACCCTTTGGAAATCAGCACTTTTGTTTTGCTAAGAAGACTTCACCACGCGAAGCGAACAGGCCATTAAAGTACAGAGCACTTTGAGCAGGACTGATCCCATTAGCCCACAGTGAGGCTAATTCACCGGGATGTGCGTTTTTAACTGCAGCTCGGTCAATAACGgagatgcagcagcagtgaggatgTGGAGACTTTCCCGCAATTACGACAGGAAGGCTGTGGGTTTGAGAAACAGTAATCGTGCCAACGCAAAAGTAACGGCTCATTTTTCACCAACCAGCATCTAAGAACCTAAGCTTTGTGTCATGTTATTTacacaagtaaaataaataaaactaagaTTAAAGTGTCAGGGATAGAAACCTTGACCACAGCTATTCTCCAAagacttgtttattttctctttacgtataaaaaaatgataaaaacgtCACTGCTCATTTGCTGCCGCTAATTTGGAATGAATGTTAAGCGAAACATCCACTAGGGGGCAGCTCAGAGTCAAAGGTTTCTGACACCAAGAAGCACGATGATGGTGAAGGAGGCAAAACAGGAGAAAATGTTCCAGTTTAGAATTGCTGAACAACTCAAATAACCTCATCTCAAAAAGTTCCactattattaaaatgttttttgttttctttggtcATGTGTCACTTGCACTATTGGCTACGCTGTGACCCTTGATTTCTGTTTTGATCGGTGATTCGGCTTCTCTCGTCCATATCCctaaaaaatacagattaaatCAAATGGACAGAGCTCTATCCTCTGGTATCTGTTTTGCTTTGCCTCCTGTTCGAAGAAATACCGACGTGTCATTTTCTTCCAGCTTTACAGCTACGAAAACCAAGATGGCCTAATCATCGACTCACGTTTCTACAAGCGTCTGGGCTGGAAGGGCAGCAAGCACACCAATGACCTGCAGGACGGCTCCATCTTCATCCGCAACGTGACCTACAACGACACGGGGACCTACCTATGCATATTCTACCGCACCCTCCAGTACTCCAACTACGATTATCCAACCATCACCAAGAAGATCATGACCATTAACGTGGTGCCGCAATGTAAGGGCGGGGGGGGTTGTACTGTATGTTTGAGTGGGAACAAGTGAAACTACATATTTTGATAAAGCTTGGTGTCGTACTGAGACATTGGGAGACCAGAGCTCGTACTTATCAAACTTATGAATGTGCTAAAGAGCCAAATTCAGCAAAAGTTTGGCTTCATTCTTATACAATGGGAGGAACTGGAGTCATGTCACTCATCTATACAGACATCCAATGGTTTATAGTTTGTTCTGATGCCCCCTACTGGTGAGAGAATGTTAAAGTAGGTGCTATAAGTGCTTAAACTAGCTGAAGGGTGTCCCTCATGGTTCAATACTTGGTCCTGAGTGATTTCTATTGAGTGAAGCCTGCTCTTTATTTAACTAAAGCTACAATCAGCAGTGACCTTGGGGTTTTTACAGCAGAACTCTGACGTTAGACCTTGCAGTTTAACTGTATCTGCAGCAGCATTCAGGTAATGATGAATTGTGACATAGTTCAGGACAGGGGGTcgcatttaaaaaatgtatggcCTGGACAGATCTCACAAATTAAATCTACACCCCCCTCTCCATACGCACACACGTCTTAtctcgtcttcctctctgtgtctgcagtcACCAGGGGACTGGCATCCATCTTGTCCGAGGTGATGATGTACGTCACCATCATCGGGCTGCAATTCTGGCTGCTGGTTGAGATGATTTACTGCTACAGGAAGATCTCAGTGGCCGGAGAGGAAGCTCTGAGGGAGAGCGCGTGAgtaacagaaacacacatgcagcctctcCGCAGCACCACTCCTTCATATCCAGATCATGCTGGGTCGTCCAAATGTCCCAATTTCTCACCGTCTGCTTTCACCCTTGGTTTTCTCTCCTGTCAGTTTGGAAAGAGAAGACGCAGGGAAAGGCAATTAAGGGGagaacccccttaaattctatgatgAGCTATGTACAGGAGACTGCAATGACACCCTGGGCAGAAACCACCAAACAAGGCCTCAGGCCACTAGCTTGGTGCTTTTAGAGGTTTGGTTAAACACTAGAACGTCTAATGTATATGATGCTTctgggatgatggtggaggtttTCACTTAAATTGAACTACTTTACTATTTGTTGTGTGTATGCAATTTGCTCAATTGTTTAGTTTGATATCAGGTGTTTCTTGAATGGGGGTCTCTTTTGCCTgtggcccccaaagtcccttgaaatgcTCCTGCAGAGATACAATCTGTCTCAATCTGCTCGtctcaaaaataacaaatatttcccCTTTTCCTGACTGAGCTGATTTCTTCTTCTGATTCTGCTCCACTGACCTTTTCTACTTTTTCTCTGTTCTGCCACTGTCTCTCCTTCAGGGCGGAGTATTTAGCTATAGCATCGGAAAGTAAAGATAACTGTGCAAGTGTCCAAGTGGCAGAATAGCACTGGTAGGTCTGGATTCTCACTTGTCTTTCTTATTTACTCTTTCTTATTAGTTGGCATCCAAATGTAAAACTTAACCTAATGGAtctgttgtgactgaaaagGCAAAGTTCCAACACTGTGTCATCTCAAACCTTTTTCAGTGTCAATGTcaccatttaaatgttttacctCCTCAATTTATTACCTAATTATTAACACTTGACTTTagactatttttatttctaatgttgGAACAAACTATTGGAATAAAAGACCACGTTGTGTCGTCTTTCACaaactttaaacacattttctattctTTTAGTTCTTTTGGATTCTTCACTATCCAGCTTAATAGTTTGTGCTTTGAGAAACTAGACCGTTGTTACTGAGCTTTGCTTTCGTCtcgtttatattttacaatattcATTTGATCTGAAAGTTGTCTAAAGTTTGTTCTTTATTTCAGGTCAAGAAAGAATTCAAGACAACTTCCTTGAGGAATCTCACCTCCATTTGTTTTGCTccaccttctctcctctcaccgTCCCACACCACCGCCCTCCATGCTCTAATGGAACCACGGAGAGGAGACAGATCTCCACAGAACAGTTCTTTAAAGTGACTTCCAACCAGAAGAACGAGAAACACTGAGCTGTGTCCTGTTGTGAGGGACAGGGTGGACGCATCAGGTGGTGGTTCAACAGTACACAGAGAGACAcctgtactgtatatatacttGTATAGTCTGCACAGATAATCTTTGAACACATGTAGAATAAACTGTAGGCCGACATTGTATATTCACTATTTGCATGCTAACGAGATTATTGTATGTTGGCATCAGGGTTCCATCGATAAGGTTTTCATCCATAAATCCATTTTTCAATGAATAAGATGAGGTCCACAGCTCAATTTTAGTCCTAAAGTTCAGTGTTTCATTTCACAAGGATGAAAGCATCAAGTATCAGGTATTTCCCCCCAGAATCTTACTAAAATGAGCCTTAATTTAAAGCGTTTGGATCCTGCTGAATGTTTAGCTCGTCACCTTCGGCTGTTTGAAGGAGACTGAAGACATTTTCAGAGTTTAGAGTCATCAGCCCTCAGGTAAAAAGGTAAATACGGTAACGAGACACCGTAAATTCAGGGTTAAACGCATTGGACTCAGAAAGCAGCTGAGACGAGGCTGCTTCATGTTAAACTCTGACACATCACAgtcatgtttctgctgcagtgtttcccgTGATCCTCGGAGCTCATGATGcacaaatcaacaacaaaatgtttCCTGCAGCGACAACGGAAATTAAATTTAAACCCGGACACCAGCTGAATTTCTCGGCCACTTTCCGCTGAACACAGCAGGTTTGATTtgctcttttaaatctcttgtaAGCTTCAGTGCACCTGAGGCTGAAAGTGTGACTTCCCTCGACATATGGGACGATGACAGCACCTCACTGATAtagataaaaactaaaaagatcAGCTCTACCCATTTCTCCTGAGGTAAAATCTTTTTCAGACTTTCCTGCTGCAGTGTTGGAGAAACTTAAAGTTTTTTTGCAAATTGCTAAAAGAATCGTGTCCAGTGAGCCTCCGCGATTAACGAGGGTGGAaaccaaagaaaagcaaagagctgaagtgtttgtaaaaagataaaaaagttaTTGACTAACACCAGGTGGCAGCCAAACACTGTCGCTCCGCTTGTTTACTCATCTTCTCTTCTCTACATTTTGAGGTGCAGAATAGatcgacacacacaaactgagaaaTTCATtcagaatatattttttctgtctgaatAAGCAAAGAACACGATGTCAAAAATGAAGCTCACAagatgtgtttatatgtgtgaatgaaagaataCGTTTTCCCTTAATGTGTCTTGAATGGACGATTCTTGTCCCCGGTGGTGTGGTTGCATGTGACTGAAGTTAatccacacatttaaaataaataaataaaaagggatGTTGGTGGAATTAGGGACAAGAaggtcactcacacacacacacatgcacacacacgttgcaTTCTGCAGGACGAGGACAGGGATGCAATCACCACAGTAATCCTCACTGCTGGCATGATGAAATGGCCAAAACGAGAGATCAgcgcacacacaaccacacaaccacacacacacacacacacacactcagtggacTAATTTGAGGGCAACAGTGTACCTGTGAACATGTAACATGTGACTGTTCCTGATGAGCAATTCAATGCCATTTATCGTTACTCAAAACTACTCAGAGGATTCCATGAACATTTTTGCGTGACCAAAAGAAGAAACCCTAAAAATGTGGATCTGGATAAACGGGCGTAGCCAGGATTTTTATTCTTATCTAACCATGGTGAAATAGGGCGTTAGCCATGGCGCTTTCCGAGTGACCTTCTAGTTTTAAAATCCACTTGACAACGATGTCTGGTTGTGACTTTGACGTTATCGCATGAAGTTGTGATGAACTGCATCATATTTGAAGGATAAGTACAAATCTATAGTCGATGATTCTAAAGTCCAAACATAAAGACGTCCACAACATAAACAAGTCACAAGAGGGCAGAATCATAACAGCCAGTTACAGATGTTATTATAATAAGACCATTATTAAAAGATCctgattttgattttgattccAGTTTCTGCGTCCTGCACATCACATGTTTTAACTCTTACATACAGTTTATCCATAAATtatcttcatgttttttatgatgtaatgaatgttaataataataaatcttaaATCTTGGGTCTGAGTTGTT
Above is a genomic segment from Hippoglossus stenolepis isolate QCI-W04-F060 chromosome 8, HSTE1.2, whole genome shotgun sequence containing:
- the LOC124852293 gene encoding sodium channel subunit beta-1-like — translated: MSPVRMSAGPELLLLPLALLVLQASRCHGACVEVDSDTEAVANEGFKLGCISCKMRGEVVAWASVNWFFKASDETNFSHLYSYENQDGLIIDSRFYKRLGWKGSKHTNDLQDGSIFIRNVTYNDTGTYLCIFYRTLQYSNYDYPTITKKIMTINVVPQFTRGLASILSEVMMYVTIIGLQFWLLVEMIYCYRKISVAGEEALRESAAEYLAIASESKDNCASVQVAE